In Raphanus sativus cultivar WK10039 chromosome 5, ASM80110v3, whole genome shotgun sequence, the following proteins share a genomic window:
- the LOC130512629 gene encoding late embryogenesis abundant protein 29-like codes for MASNQQSYKAGETRGKTQEKTGQAMGAMRDKAEEGKNKTSQTAQTAQQKAHETSQSAKDKTSQAAQTTQQKAHETTQSAKDKTSQAAQTAQDKARETKDKTGSYMSETGEAIKHKAQDAAQYTKETAQGAAQYTKETAEAGKDKTGGFLSQTGEHVKQMAMGAADAVKHTFGMATEEDESHLPGTTTGTTRTTDTTHQTYQRK; via the exons atggcGTCTAACCAACAAAGCTACAAAGCTGGTGAAACCAGAGGCAAGACTCAG GAGAAGACAGGACAAGCTATGGGAGCAATGAGGGACAAGGCTGAGGAAGGCAAGAACAAGACTTCCCAGACGGCCCAAACAGCCCAACAAAAGGCCCATGAGACATCACAGTCCGCGAAAGACAAGACATCTCAAGCTGCTCAAACGACCCAACAAAAGGCTCACGAGACGACCCAATCAGCAAAAGACAAGACATCTCAAGCTGCCCAGACGGCCCAAGACAAAGCCCGTGAGACAAAGGACAAGACGGGGAGCTACATGTCCGAGACAGGAGAAGCCATAAAGCACAAGGCTCAAGACGCTGCTCAGTACACAAAGGAGACGGCTCAAGGCGCGGCTCAGTATACGAAAGAGACTGCCGAAGCTGGTAAAGACAAGACCGGTGGGTTCTTAAGCCAGACTGGTGAGCATGTGAAGCAGATGGCTATGGGTGCAGCTGATGCGGTGAAACACACTTTTGGGATGGCTACCGAGGAAGATGAAAGTCATCTTCCAGGCACAACTACTGGTACTACTCGGACCACTGATACTACTCATCAGACGTATCAGAGGAAGTGA
- the LOC108830338 gene encoding auxin-responsive protein IAA19 has protein sequence MEKGGLELEITELRLGLPGTEKMMKKRGFTEMIMTSSGSNSDQCESGVVSTGCDVEKANESPVAKSQVVGWPPVCSYRRKNSCKEVSTTRVGLGYVKVSMDGVLYLRKMDLGSSQGYDDLAFALDKLFGFHGIGVALKDGDNCEYVTIYEDKDGDWMLAGDVPWGMFIESCKRLRIMKRSDAAGFGLQPRGVDE, from the exons atGGAGAAAGGTGGACTCGAGCTTGAGATAACTGAGCTGAGACTAGGTCTTCCGGGGAcggagaagatgatgaagaagagaggTTTCACGGAGATGATCATGACGTCTTCGGGAAGTAATAGTGATCAATGTGAAAGCGGTGTCGTTTCAACAGGTTGTGACGTAGAGAAAGCTAATGAGTCTCCCGTTGCGAAAAGTCAGGTGGTGGGATGGCCGCCAGTTTGCTCATACCGGAGGAAAAACAGCTGTAAGGAAGTTTCAACGACGAGAGTGGGGTTAGGGTATGTGAAAGTGAGCATGGATGGTGTGCTTTACCTGAGGAAGATGGATCTTGGTTCGAGCCAAGGTTACGATGATTTAGCATTTGCTCTCGATAAGCTCTTCGGTTTCCATGGCATTG GAGTGGCCTTGAAAGATGGTGATAACTGCGAATACGTGACCATATACGAAGACAAAGATGGAGATTGGATGCTCGCGGGAGATGTACCTTGGGG AATGTTCATAGAGTCATGCAAGAGGTTGAGGATTATGAAAAGATCGGATGCTGCAGGGTTTGGGCTGCAGCCTAGAGGAGTAGACGAGTGA
- the LOC108836626 gene encoding cytochrome c oxidase subunit 5b-1, mitochondrial isoform X1: MWRRIVSSGLKTLAAASPPPCRSIAATARPAGFYLAANLSAACSVIPRHFSSEPVVEKKVEDVMPIATGHEKEELEAELEGRRLLDIDFPEGPFGTKEAPAIVKSYYDKRIVGCPGGEGEDEHDVVWFWLEKGKSFECPVCTQYFELEVVGPGGPPDGHGEDHEHHH, translated from the exons ATGTGGAGAAGAATCGTCTCCTCCGGTCTCAAAACCCTAGCCGctgcttctcctcctccttgtCGATCGATAGCCGCCACCGCGAGACCCGCTGGCTTCTACCTCGCTGCCAATCTATCAGCCGCTTGTTCCGTCATCCCTCGCCATTTCAGCTCCGAACCAG TAGTAGAGAAGAAGGTGGAGGATGTAATGCCCATCGCTACTGGTCATGAGAAGGAAGAGCTTGAAGCTGAACTCGAG GGAAGGAGGCTGCTTGATATCGACTTCCCTGAAGGTCCTTTTGGAACTAAG GAAGCTCCTGCTATTGTGAAGTCCTACTATGACAAGCGAATTGTGGGATGCCCAGGTGGCGAAGGCG AGGATGAACACGACGTTGTGTGGTTCTGGCTGGAGAAAGGAAAGTCTTTTGAATGCCCTGTTTGCACTCAGTACTTTGAG CTGGAAGTGGTTGGTCCTGGTGGGCCTCCGGATGGTCACGGTGAAGACCATGAGCACCACCACTGA
- the LOC108861376 gene encoding uncharacterized protein LOC108861376, whose translation MSHSHQNIGSGSRNSRGYEFGRTYVVRPKGKHQATIVWLHGLGDNGSSSSQLLESLPLPNIKWICPTAPSRPVSLLGGFPCTAWFDVGEISEDLHDDIEGLDASAAHIANLLSTEPTDVKVGIGGFSMGAAIALYSTTCYALGRYGTGHPYTINLRATVGLSGWLPGWRSLRSKIESSSEAARRAASIPVILAHGTSDDVVPYRFGEKSAHSLAMSGFIQVVFKPYEGLGHYTVPKEMEEVVHWLASRLGLDGSR comes from the exons ATGAGCCATTCTCATCAAAACATTGGTTCTG GTAGTAGAAATTCAAGGGGATATGAGTTTGGAAGGACTTATGTTGTGAGGCCTAAGGGAAAGCACCAAGCTACTATTGTTTGGTTGCATGGTCTTGGAGACAATGGCTCAAG CTCGTCTCAGCTCTTGGAGAGCCTGCCTCTTCCAAAC ATAAAATGGATTTGCCCAACTGCTCCCTCGCGTCCTGTTTCGCTTCTAGGTGGATTCCCTTGCACTGCCT GGTTCGACGTGGGTGAAATTTCTGAGGATCTTCATGATGATATCGAAGGATTAGATGCTTCAGCTGCTCATATTGCTAACCTCTTATCAACCGAGCCAACAGATG TCAAAGTTGGGATAGGAGGTTTCAGTATGGGAGCAGCAATAGCTCTATACTCAACTACGTGCTACGCTCTTGGACGTTATGGAACAGGACATCCTTATACTATAAACCTACGAGCTACTGTTGGTCTCAGTGGTTGGCTTCCTGGTTGGAG GAGCTTACGTAGCAAAATAGAAAGTTCTAGTGAAGCTGCAAGGCGTGCTGCATCGATACCAGTTATACTTGCACATGGAACTT CGGATGATGTAGTTCCTTACAGGTTTGGAGAAAAATCTGCGCATTCACTTGCAATGTCTGGATTCATACAAGTTGTGTTCAAGCCATATGAAGG GCTTGGTCACTACACGGTTCCTAAAGAAATGGAAGAGGTCGTTCACTGGCTCGCCTCAAGGCTTGGTCTTGATGGTTCACGCTGA
- the LOC108836626 gene encoding cytochrome c oxidase subunit 5b-1, mitochondrial isoform X2 — translation MWRRIVSSGLKTLAAASPPPCRSIAATARPAGFYLAANLSAACSVIPRHFSSEPVEKKVEDVMPIATGHEKEELEAELEGRRLLDIDFPEGPFGTKEAPAIVKSYYDKRIVGCPGGEGEDEHDVVWFWLEKGKSFECPVCTQYFELEVVGPGGPPDGHGEDHEHHH, via the exons ATGTGGAGAAGAATCGTCTCCTCCGGTCTCAAAACCCTAGCCGctgcttctcctcctccttgtCGATCGATAGCCGCCACCGCGAGACCCGCTGGCTTCTACCTCGCTGCCAATCTATCAGCCGCTTGTTCCGTCATCCCTCGCCATTTCAGCTCCGAACCAG TAGAGAAGAAGGTGGAGGATGTAATGCCCATCGCTACTGGTCATGAGAAGGAAGAGCTTGAAGCTGAACTCGAG GGAAGGAGGCTGCTTGATATCGACTTCCCTGAAGGTCCTTTTGGAACTAAG GAAGCTCCTGCTATTGTGAAGTCCTACTATGACAAGCGAATTGTGGGATGCCCAGGTGGCGAAGGCG AGGATGAACACGACGTTGTGTGGTTCTGGCTGGAGAAAGGAAAGTCTTTTGAATGCCCTGTTTGCACTCAGTACTTTGAG CTGGAAGTGGTTGGTCCTGGTGGGCCTCCGGATGGTCACGGTGAAGACCATGAGCACCACCACTGA
- the LOC108861361 gene encoding cytochrome c oxidase subunit 5b-1, mitochondrial isoform X2: MWRRIVSSGLKTLAADVAVASPSRRSIAGSARPVGFYLTAGRSPASFITRHFSSEPGTPAKKNVEDVMPIATGHEKEELEAELEGRRLLDIDFPEGPFGTKEAPAIVKSYYDKRIVGCPGGEGEEEHDVVWFWLEKGKSFECPVCTQYFELEVVGPGGPPDGHGDEDDEHHH, encoded by the exons ATGTGGAGAAGAATCGTCTCTTCCGGTCTCAAAACGCTAGCTGCCGATGTGGCCGTCGCTTCTCCTTCTCGTCGATCGATAGCCGGCTCCGCCAGACCCGTCGGCTTCTACCTCACTGCCGGTCGCTCTCCCGCCTCCTTCATCACTCGCCATTTCAGCTCGGAACCAG GGACCCCTGCAAAGAAGAATGTGGAGGATGTAATGCCCATTGCCACTGGTCATGAGAAGGAAGAGCTTGAAGCTGAACTCGAG GGGAGGAGGCTGCTTGACATTGACTTCCCCGAAGGTCCTTTTGGAACTAAG GAAGCTCCTGCTATTGTGAAGTCCTACTATGACAAGCGGATTGTGGGATGCCCTGGTGGTGAAGGCG AGGAGGAGCACGATGTTGTGTGGTTCTGGCTGGAGAAAGGAAAGTCTTTTGAATGTCCGGTTTGCACTCAGTACTTCGAG CTGGAAGTGGTTGGTCCTGGTGGTCCTCCCGATGGTCACGGTGATGAAGACGATGAGCACCATCACTGA
- the LOC108861361 gene encoding cytochrome c oxidase subunit 5b-1, mitochondrial isoform X1, protein MWRRIVSSGLKTLAADVAVASPSRRSIAGSARPVGFYLTAGRSPASFITRHFSSEPVGTPAKKNVEDVMPIATGHEKEELEAELEGRRLLDIDFPEGPFGTKEAPAIVKSYYDKRIVGCPGGEGEEEHDVVWFWLEKGKSFECPVCTQYFELEVVGPGGPPDGHGDEDDEHHH, encoded by the exons ATGTGGAGAAGAATCGTCTCTTCCGGTCTCAAAACGCTAGCTGCCGATGTGGCCGTCGCTTCTCCTTCTCGTCGATCGATAGCCGGCTCCGCCAGACCCGTCGGCTTCTACCTCACTGCCGGTCGCTCTCCCGCCTCCTTCATCACTCGCCATTTCAGCTCGGAACCAG TAGGGACCCCTGCAAAGAAGAATGTGGAGGATGTAATGCCCATTGCCACTGGTCATGAGAAGGAAGAGCTTGAAGCTGAACTCGAG GGGAGGAGGCTGCTTGACATTGACTTCCCCGAAGGTCCTTTTGGAACTAAG GAAGCTCCTGCTATTGTGAAGTCCTACTATGACAAGCGGATTGTGGGATGCCCTGGTGGTGAAGGCG AGGAGGAGCACGATGTTGTGTGGTTCTGGCTGGAGAAAGGAAAGTCTTTTGAATGTCCGGTTTGCACTCAGTACTTCGAG CTGGAAGTGGTTGGTCCTGGTGGTCCTCCCGATGGTCACGGTGATGAAGACGATGAGCACCATCACTGA
- the LOC108861362 gene encoding uncharacterized protein LOC108861362, giving the protein MATIISCSALPSIRASSGSIRKPDPTVKKPGSWWAPLFGWSSEPDYVVDNSNSSSSSANRESDLDQRTTRRCLTEEKAKQLRMKIAQVSTFHEVMYHSAIASRLASDVSVRINE; this is encoded by the coding sequence ATGGCTACAATCATCTCCTGCTCCGCTCTCCCTTCGATCCGTGCATCTTCCGGATCCATCAGAAAACCCGATCCGACCGTAAAGAAACCCGGTTCATGGTGGGCTCCTCTTTTCGGCTGGTCATCGGAACCTGATTACGTCGTGGATAACAGCAACAGCTCCAGCTCCTCAGCGAATCGGGAATCAGATCTGGATCAGAGGACTACGCGGAGGTGTCTCACGGAGGAGAAGGCTAAGCAACTGCGAATGAAAATCGCACAAGTCTCCACGTTCCACGAAGTCATGTATCATTCCGCCATCGCGTCACGACTCGCGTCTGACGTGTCCGTTCGGATCAACGAATAA